One genomic region from Argentina anserina chromosome 2, drPotAnse1.1, whole genome shotgun sequence encodes:
- the LOC126784446 gene encoding uncharacterized protein LOC126784446, with the protein MAAVAAAAALGVPTRLHRLLHHTPPPSFLIPTTAIPQRCLPFIPSRLLCYSLPSTKASLQPTQHLDENAQMVFDSENEDEAGKLDTNDAARLNLDPGTVLKRTRVDPVDLPTLTVREKKELASYANSLGRKLKSQLVGKSGVTPNVAASFVENLESNELLKVKIHGTCPAELDDTVKQLEAATGSVVVGQIGRTVILYRPSLTKLKAEEKKEQMRKIFLKRKQRYSRPTSMEFQKKGRPRMLVRDSRGRPKV; encoded by the exons ATGGCGGCagtagcagcagcagcagcactaGGAGTCCCAACCCGGCTCCACCGTCTCCTCCACCACACACCACCACCCTCTTTCCTCATTCCCACCACCGCCATACCCCAACGTTGTCTTCCTTTCATCCCCTCACGCCTCTTGTGCTACTCTCTTCCTTCCACCAAAGCCTCTTTGCAGCCCACCCAACACCTCGATGAGAATGCCCAGATGGTCTTCGACTCTGAAAACGAGGATGAGGCTGGGAAACTGGATACCAACGACGCAGCCCGATTGAATTTAGACCCGGGCACAGTTCTCAAGAGAACCCGGGTCGACCCGGTCGACCTCCCGACGCTTACAGTGAGGGAGAAGAAGGAGTTGGCTTCGTATGCCAACAGTTTGGGGAGGAAGCTCAAGTCCCAGTTGGTGGGAAAGTCTGGTGTTACGCCCAATGTTGCTGCTTCTTTTGTTGAGAATCTTGAATCTAATGAGCTTCTAAAG GTTAAGATACATGGGACATGTCCAGCGGAGCTTGATGATACGGTGAAGCAATTGGAGGCAGCAACTGGTTCAGTTGTTGTCGGCCAGATCGGTAGAACAGTTATCCTTTACAGGCCAAGTCTCACCAAGCTGAAAGCAGAGGAGAAAAAAGAGCAGATGCGGAAGATATTTTTAAAGCGAAAGCAGAGATATTCAAGACCAACATCTATGGAATTCCAGAAAAAGGGTAGACCGAGGATGTTGGTTCGTGATAGCCGTGGAAGACCCAAGGTCTAG